In Psychrobacter sp. P11G3, a single genomic region encodes these proteins:
- the cysE gene encoding serine O-acetyltransferase produces the protein MSLPSKLFKSLVTIKNDLKEDIDAVFTRDPAARNSLEVILTYPGIHALVLHRGAHCLWNNEQKLAARVISYGSRIMTGIEIHPAAKIGRRFFIDHGVGVVIGETAEIGNDVTLYHGVTLGGVSWNNGKRHPTLEDGVTVGAGAKVLGPFTVGKNAKIGSNAVVVKPVPAGATMVGSAARMISDHHDEKGNPIATKVQDAKQQEKVAQAGESNDQTKDTTPTAKRTNTFRAYGIDPYSQDPVAEAFAKMLEHIQQSENRLDQLQSAMCDIDPNFCKKEYDKLCLEDLDVIGRADINDVDNEQK, from the coding sequence ATGTCATTGCCATCCAAATTATTCAAATCACTTGTTACCATCAAGAATGATTTGAAAGAAGATATTGATGCAGTATTCACCCGAGATCCTGCGGCGCGTAATAGTCTGGAAGTGATCCTAACTTATCCGGGCATACATGCGCTTGTTTTGCATCGCGGTGCACATTGTCTTTGGAACAATGAACAGAAACTAGCGGCACGCGTGATCTCTTACGGCTCGCGCATCATGACAGGTATCGAGATTCACCCTGCTGCCAAGATTGGTAGACGCTTTTTTATCGATCATGGTGTCGGCGTCGTCATCGGTGAGACTGCTGAGATTGGCAATGATGTGACGCTATACCATGGTGTTACTTTGGGCGGTGTGTCTTGGAATAATGGCAAGCGTCACCCAACGCTGGAAGACGGTGTAACCGTTGGTGCTGGTGCAAAAGTTTTGGGGCCGTTTACTGTCGGTAAAAACGCTAAAATCGGCTCGAACGCAGTGGTAGTCAAGCCAGTACCAGCAGGGGCTACGATGGTCGGCAGTGCAGCTCGCATGATCTCAGATCATCACGATGAAAAAGGCAATCCAATCGCGACAAAAGTACAAGATGCCAAGCAACAAGAAAAAGTGGCACAAGCTGGTGAGAGCAACGATCAAACTAAAGACACTACCCCTACTGCCAAACGTACCAATACCTTCCGTGCTTATGGTATCGACCCTTATTCACAAGACCCTGTCGCAGAAGCTTTTGCCAAAATGCTCGAACATATTCAACAATCAGAGAATCGTCTCGATCAACTGCAGTCAGCGATGTGTGATATTGATCCCAATTTTTGCAAAAAAGAGTATGACAAACTGTGTCTAGAGGATTTAGATGTGATTGGTCGTGCTGATATCAATGACGTAGATAACGAGCAGAAGTAA